Proteins encoded together in one Branchiostoma floridae strain S238N-H82 chromosome 18, Bfl_VNyyK, whole genome shotgun sequence window:
- the LOC118405291 gene encoding uncharacterized protein LOC118405291 isoform X1 has product MEMGNTGSKMTLHAFLREDQKEPIAEVASRLAGEMTKVAIMTKDAGVKAAGEAARNGTEAAIGAIATAAAGTTAGAVAGALAGPVGMVVGAIATAILNGIWNAIFPPDSTEVHASIEEIRNVLRQELHEDTITKINGLLSDLRARLTIDYANSRKTSDLTDKRARQRLHDELEALNSNMDGVIGTLMQKSYAKIGLVNFLLLAGLRLALYQEMANVDPQNEDSQFNPTKSRYAAPEIGVVAEYARRYADHAEKYWKQVQVEYRKSINVTDWRYQGGRIDNNLSGGCGFQQDTNRSARALAEEYWEKQKRKLEEKFCHPEEIIANWRRLIEVPLNVPDIKGSTMTLDEFLRGNEKDPIADAASRLAEEMTKEAVTVAKDAAGAAASEAFEGADTAAVIAGPIGVIAGALATKLLSDDCEWEALIPLTKVDPAIADIQKALGQDLGDTTERINDLLSVLKAKLRNIDDYAHNMKDSDLTKPDDRRHLYGELKSLNNELDEGFVMLQQDKYAKIGLAIFLLLASLRLALYQEMANVDPRNRDQKFNAAKSLRYASPHTGQVAKHARQYAKHAETVWLQVLKDRKKTIKVTTYIGNKGGRVEDELTGDFQQDTNR; this is encoded by the exons ATGGAG ATGGGGAATACAGGATCGAAAATGACTCTTCACGCGTTTCTCAGAGAAGACCAGAAAGAGCCAATAGCAGAAGTTGCGTCAAGACTGGCCGGGGAGATGACAAAGGTTGCTATAATGACGAAGGATGCTGGAGTGAAGGCTGCAGGAGAAGCCGCAAGGAATGGTACCGAAGCTGCAATCGGCGCTATTGCCACAGCTGCGGCTGGCACTACCGCAGGTGCTGTTGCCGGGGCTCTAGCCGGGCCGGTAGGAATGGTCGTTGGTGCTATAGCTACGGCAATACTGAATGGTATCTGGAATGCCATATTCCCACCAGACTCGACGGAGGTCCATGCTTCCATCGAAGAAATCAGGAATGTTCTGCGTCAAGAACTGCATGAAGACACCATCACAAAAATCAACGGCTTGCTGAGTGATTTAAGGGCAAGACTGACAATCGATTACGCAAACAGTAGAAAGACCAGCGACCTGACAGACAAGAGAGCACGGCAACGACTGCATGATGAATTGGAGGCACTCAACAGCAATATGGACGGCGTGATTGGCACGTTGATGCAAAAGAGCTACGCAAAAATTGGACTAGTAAACTTTCTGCTGTTAGCCGGTCTGCGCCTCGCTCTGTACCAAGAAATGGCTAACGTGGACCCGCAGAACGAAGATTCGCAATTTAACCCGACCAAGTCCCGCTACGCAGCGCCGGAAATTGGAGTTGTGGCAGAGTACGCCCGCAGGTACGCTGACCACGCAGAGAAGTATTGGAAACAGGTACAAGTAGAGTATAGAAAGAGCATCAACGTCACGGATTGGCGCTATCAAG GAGGGCGGATTGACAACAATTTATCAGGTGGATGTGGGTTTCAGCAAGATACAAACAGATCGGCCCGTGCCTTGGCAGAAGAGTATTGGGAAAAGCAGAAGAGGAAACTCGAAGAAAAGTTCTGCCACCCTGAGGAGATCATTGCCAACTGGAGACGTCTCATCGAGGTGCCCCTCAACGTTCCAGACATTAAAG GATCAACGATGACTCTTGACGAGTTTCTCAGGGGAAACGAAAAAGACCCGATAGCCGACGCTGCATCGAGATTGGCCGAGGAGATGACAAAAGAGGCCGTAACGGTGGCAAAGGATGCAGCAGGAGCTGCCGCTTCCGAAGCTTTCGAGGGCGCCGATACTGCTGCGGTTATAGCAGGGCCTATAGGAGTAATCGCTGGCGCTCTAGCTACAAAATTGCTAAGTGACGACTGCGAATGGGAGGCCTTAATCCCGTTGACGAAGGTGGATCCCGCCATCGCAGACATACAGAAGGCTCTCGGTCAAGACCTGGGGGACACCACAGAAAGAATCAATGACTTGCTGAGCGTTTTGAAAGCTAAGCTGAGAAACATCGATGATTACGCACACAACATGAAGGACAGCGACCTTACAAAACCAGACGACCGACGACATCTCTACGGCGAATTGAAGTCACTCAATAACGAACTTGACGAAGGATTCGTCATGTTGCAGCAGGACAAGTACGCAAAGATTGGTCTAGCTATCTTCCTGTTACTCGCCAGTCTTCGTCTCGCTCTGTACCAAGAAATGGCTAACGTGGACCCGAGGAACAGGGACCAGAAGTTCAACGCGGCCAAGTCCCTGCGCTACGCATCGCCACACACCGGGCAAGTGGCAAAACACGCCCGCCAATACGCTAAACACGCAGAGACGGTGTGGCTACAGGTCCTAAAGGACCGGAAAAAGACGATTAAAGTCACTACCTATATTGGGAATAAAG GAGGGCGGGTGGAAGACGAGCTGACAGGAGATTTTCAGCAAGATACCAACAGATAG
- the LOC118405291 gene encoding uncharacterized protein LOC118405291 isoform X2, which translates to MGNTGSKMTLHAFLREDQKEPIAEVASRLAGEMTKVAIMTKDAGVKAAGEAARNGTEAAIGAIATAAAGTTAGAVAGALAGPVGMVVGAIATAILNGIWNAIFPPDSTEVHASIEEIRNVLRQELHEDTITKINGLLSDLRARLTIDYANSRKTSDLTDKRARQRLHDELEALNSNMDGVIGTLMQKSYAKIGLVNFLLLAGLRLALYQEMANVDPQNEDSQFNPTKSRYAAPEIGVVAEYARRYADHAEKYWKQVQVEYRKSINVTDWRYQGGRIDNNLSGGCGFQQDTNRSARALAEEYWEKQKRKLEEKFCHPEEIIANWRRLIEVPLNVPDIKGSTMTLDEFLRGNEKDPIADAASRLAEEMTKEAVTVAKDAAGAAASEAFEGADTAAVIAGPIGVIAGALATKLLSDDCEWEALIPLTKVDPAIADIQKALGQDLGDTTERINDLLSVLKAKLRNIDDYAHNMKDSDLTKPDDRRHLYGELKSLNNELDEGFVMLQQDKYAKIGLAIFLLLASLRLALYQEMANVDPRNRDQKFNAAKSLRYASPHTGQVAKHARQYAKHAETVWLQVLKDRKKTIKVTTYIGNKGGRVEDELTGDFQQDTNR; encoded by the exons ATGGGGAATACAGGATCGAAAATGACTCTTCACGCGTTTCTCAGAGAAGACCAGAAAGAGCCAATAGCAGAAGTTGCGTCAAGACTGGCCGGGGAGATGACAAAGGTTGCTATAATGACGAAGGATGCTGGAGTGAAGGCTGCAGGAGAAGCCGCAAGGAATGGTACCGAAGCTGCAATCGGCGCTATTGCCACAGCTGCGGCTGGCACTACCGCAGGTGCTGTTGCCGGGGCTCTAGCCGGGCCGGTAGGAATGGTCGTTGGTGCTATAGCTACGGCAATACTGAATGGTATCTGGAATGCCATATTCCCACCAGACTCGACGGAGGTCCATGCTTCCATCGAAGAAATCAGGAATGTTCTGCGTCAAGAACTGCATGAAGACACCATCACAAAAATCAACGGCTTGCTGAGTGATTTAAGGGCAAGACTGACAATCGATTACGCAAACAGTAGAAAGACCAGCGACCTGACAGACAAGAGAGCACGGCAACGACTGCATGATGAATTGGAGGCACTCAACAGCAATATGGACGGCGTGATTGGCACGTTGATGCAAAAGAGCTACGCAAAAATTGGACTAGTAAACTTTCTGCTGTTAGCCGGTCTGCGCCTCGCTCTGTACCAAGAAATGGCTAACGTGGACCCGCAGAACGAAGATTCGCAATTTAACCCGACCAAGTCCCGCTACGCAGCGCCGGAAATTGGAGTTGTGGCAGAGTACGCCCGCAGGTACGCTGACCACGCAGAGAAGTATTGGAAACAGGTACAAGTAGAGTATAGAAAGAGCATCAACGTCACGGATTGGCGCTATCAAG GAGGGCGGATTGACAACAATTTATCAGGTGGATGTGGGTTTCAGCAAGATACAAACAGATCGGCCCGTGCCTTGGCAGAAGAGTATTGGGAAAAGCAGAAGAGGAAACTCGAAGAAAAGTTCTGCCACCCTGAGGAGATCATTGCCAACTGGAGACGTCTCATCGAGGTGCCCCTCAACGTTCCAGACATTAAAG GATCAACGATGACTCTTGACGAGTTTCTCAGGGGAAACGAAAAAGACCCGATAGCCGACGCTGCATCGAGATTGGCCGAGGAGATGACAAAAGAGGCCGTAACGGTGGCAAAGGATGCAGCAGGAGCTGCCGCTTCCGAAGCTTTCGAGGGCGCCGATACTGCTGCGGTTATAGCAGGGCCTATAGGAGTAATCGCTGGCGCTCTAGCTACAAAATTGCTAAGTGACGACTGCGAATGGGAGGCCTTAATCCCGTTGACGAAGGTGGATCCCGCCATCGCAGACATACAGAAGGCTCTCGGTCAAGACCTGGGGGACACCACAGAAAGAATCAATGACTTGCTGAGCGTTTTGAAAGCTAAGCTGAGAAACATCGATGATTACGCACACAACATGAAGGACAGCGACCTTACAAAACCAGACGACCGACGACATCTCTACGGCGAATTGAAGTCACTCAATAACGAACTTGACGAAGGATTCGTCATGTTGCAGCAGGACAAGTACGCAAAGATTGGTCTAGCTATCTTCCTGTTACTCGCCAGTCTTCGTCTCGCTCTGTACCAAGAAATGGCTAACGTGGACCCGAGGAACAGGGACCAGAAGTTCAACGCGGCCAAGTCCCTGCGCTACGCATCGCCACACACCGGGCAAGTGGCAAAACACGCCCGCCAATACGCTAAACACGCAGAGACGGTGTGGCTACAGGTCCTAAAGGACCGGAAAAAGACGATTAAAGTCACTACCTATATTGGGAATAAAG GAGGGCGGGTGGAAGACGAGCTGACAGGAGATTTTCAGCAAGATACCAACAGATAG